The Pyrenophora tritici-repentis strain M4 chromosome 3, whole genome shotgun sequence genome has a window encoding:
- a CDS encoding CGI-121 domain containing protein has product MVSVRVRTFTLPHYLAYPVHVGLFTDVANAAFLRSQLLDANPHFDYAFLDASMIISPQHLLSATFLALHNFLTSRPKTRTPHSELVFRLSPNNNIGESYKKFGISDTTTTLIAVKLPLSTSGPEGVYSKDESITNESVSKHLESVIEGACVDIGETGEQLSMSRDVAKIRKVYKLGGGDGAGAGKKGSKGAIVDGHGNGEKMEDEIAKMESVILGIIALKGS; this is encoded by the exons ATGGTGTCGGTGCGAGTGCGAACCTTCACCCTACCACACTACCTCGCTTACCCCGTGCACGTTGGCCTGTTCACCGACGTTGCCAACGCCGCCTTCCTTCGCAGCCAGCTGCTCGACGCCAACCCGCATTTCGACTATGCATTTCTAGATGCATCCATG ATCATCTCACCGCAGCACCTCCTCTCAGCTACCTTCCTGGCTCTGCACAACTTCCTGACCTCCCGCCCCAAGACTCGCACCCCTCACTCGGAACTGGTATTCCGACTTTCTCCCAACAACAATATTGGCGAGTCGTATAAGAAATTTGGCATCTCAGATACCACTACCACCCTCATCGCTGTCAAGCTGCCTCTCTCAACGTCCGGCCCAGAAGGCGTTTATTCAAAGGATGAATCAATCACTAATGAAAGTGTGAGCAAACATCTTGAAAGCGTCATAGAGGGGGCTTGTGTGGATATCGGGGAGACGGGGGAGCAGCTGTCCATGTCACGTGATGTTGCAAAGATAAGGAAAGTGTATAAACTGGGTGGGGGAGACGGCGCAGGTGCAGGGAAGAAAGGGAGCAAGGGTGCTATCGTAGATGGACATGGTAATGGTGAGAAGATGGAAGATGAGATAGCGAAGATGGAAAGTGTGATCCTCGGTATTATTGCTTTGAAGGGGTCGTGA
- a CDS encoding cytochrome c oxidase polypeptide IV, mitochondrial precursor, giving the protein MFLQRSAIAVARRAAPRVLAQRTFTTSFVHRDASSEAKEAKENNIAQKETGHSADSPSVLAGFKKLDEIKSEADLLPPGAKPGTVPTDAEQATGLERLEILGKMQGIDIFDMRPLDASRLGTMEDPITVNAAGDEQYVGCTGFPADSHNVLWITLTRDEPKSRCMECGSVYEMHYVGPQEDAHGHSHSDHHAHPVNPYPKPKNMADFLKPEYQEL; this is encoded by the exons ATGTTCCTCCAGCGATCTGCCATTGCCGTTGCAAGGCGAGCGGCCCCCCGCGTCCTTGCGCAACGCACCTTTACCACGTCCTTTGTCCACC GCGATGCCAGCAGTGAAGCCAAGGAAGCCAAAGAGAACAACATTGCACAAAAAGAAACTGGACACTCAGCCGACTCTCCCAGTGTTCTCGCGGGATTCAAGAAGCTCGATG AGATCAAGAGCGAGGCCGACCTGCTTCCCCCGGGTGCGAAGCCCGGTACCGTTCCCACCGATGCTGAACAGGCTACCGGTCTCGAGCGTTTGGAAATCCTCGGAAAGATGCAGGGTATCGACATCTTCGACATGAGGCCGTTGGACGCCAGCCGTCTCG GCACCATGGAAGACCCAATTACCGTCAACGCGGCCGGAGACGAGCAATACGTTGGATGCACTGGCTTCCCTGCCGACTCCCACAACGTTCTCTGGATCACCCTTACTCGCGACGAGCCCAAGTCCCGCTGCATGGAGTGCGGTTCCGTATACGAGATGCACTACGTCGGCCCCCAAGAGGATGCTCACGGTCACAGCCACTCAGACCACCACGCCCACCCTGTGAACCCATACCCCAAGCCCAAGAACATGGCCGATTTCCTCAAGCCCGAATACCAGGAGCTATAA